CAAGTACTGCTCGCATTGCGAGGCGGCGTTCAAGGACGAGGCTGCCGACTCGCGGACCGCTCAAGGCCCGCCCGGATACGGAACGGGCTGGTTCGTCGGAGCCACCGTGGTTCTCGCCGCGATCGTCACCGGCGTGATCCTCGGCGGCGACGCGCTGATCGCGCGCTCCGTGGCTGCCCCTGACCTGACGGCCTACAACCAGCGCCTCACGCCTGACGGCCGGGTCACGTACGGCCCTGTCGAGCCAGTCGAGACGCCCACTGAAGAATGGACGCCTTTGCCGACGGAGGACGAGACCAGTGACATCCCGCCGGTGTCGACCGAGCCGGCTGAGTCGGTGGCGCCGTCGGTGCCCGCAGTGGGCAACGAACTGATCACCGTTACCCCGGAGGCAGCCCAAGACCCTGCCGCCGCCGACGTCGTACAGCTGCTGACCGCTTACTTCACGGCCATCAACAACCACGACTACGACGCCCATCAAGCACAGCTGACCCGCGCGGCGCGGGCAGCAATGACCCGCAAGGAGTTCACGTCCGGCTTTCGCTCGACCGTCGACTCCGAGATCACGCTGGCCAGCCTCAGCATCGCGCGCGACGCGCGGCTGGTGGCTGAAGTGTCCTTCGTCAGCCGGCAGAACGCGGAAGACGGACCCGAACGTCAGACCTGCACCCGCTGGACTGTCGGAAAGTTCTTCGAGGGCCAGGGCACGAGCCTTCGGATCGGCAAGGCGCTTTCAGGCAGCAGCAGGTACGAAGCCTGCTGATTCCAGTACGACGCCCCACCCGGACAGGCCGGGTGGGGCGTCGTACGGGACAGCTGTCAGCCGACCGGCGTCAGTTCGCGTTCTTCTTCCGGTGCCGGCGGGGTTGGGGTGGCGTGCTTGGCGGTGTTGCTGCGGAGCCACTTGGGGGCCCACCAGTTGGCGTCGCCCAGGAGGGTCATGATGCTGGGGAGGACGACGGCGCGGATGATCGTGGCGTCGATCAGGATCGCGACCGCGAGGCCGACCCCCAACTGCTTCATGTCCAGCGTGCTCAGGGTTGCGAAGACCGCGAACACGCCGATCATCACCGCTGCCGCGCTGGTCACCACGCCGGCCGAGCCGGTGATGCCTTCGGCCACAGCCTGCTTCGTCGGTACGCCGCGCAGTACCGCCTCACGGATCCGGCTGACCACGAACACGTGGTAGTCCATCGACAGCCCGAACAGCACCACGAAGAGGAACAGCGGCAGCCAACTGACCACGGCGCCGTTCGACCGGAAGTCGAGCAGCCCTTCGGCCCAGGTGTTCTGGAAGACCGCGGTGACGACGCCGTACGCCGCGCCCGCGCTCAGCAGGTTCAGCCCGATCGCCGTGATCGCGACGACCACCGACCGGAACGTCACCATCATCACGATCATCGTCAGCAGCAGCACGAACCCGATCACCAACGGCAGCTTGTCCCGCGTGTGTGCCGCATAGTCGACGTCCGCGGCCACGAACCCACCGACCGCGTACTCGACTCCCGGCACCTTGCCGACCGTCTCCGGCATCAGTTCCTTGCGCAGCTTGGTCAGCGAGTCCCGAGCCTGATCGCTACCGCCCTCGTACGGCGTTGCGACCTCGAGCGTCGCGACTGTGCCGTCCTTGGAGAACTGCGGCTCCTCGAGGCCGTCCGACGCGAACAGGCTGTCGCCCTTGGTCTTCTCCATCAGCTCGGCCAGCGCGGCCTTCACCGCGGGCTGCTGGTTCGCAGGCGCCCGTACGGCGACCTCGTGGCTGGTGCCCGTACTCGGGAAGGCCGCGGTCAGCCGGTCGTACGCCTTCATCACCGCGGTGTCACGCGGCAAGTCCTCCGTACCGGGGAACTTCAGCGTCATCCCCAGCGCCGGCGAAGCGACCGCGAGCAGTGCGGTGACGGAGACGAGCAGAGTGGCGACCGGGTGCTTCAGGGCCGGCTTGAGGACCATCGGCCAGAACCGCGGCTCCTTGTTGCCGGCCGTCAACCGCCAGACGAGCGGGATCCGCGGCTTGTCCACCCAGCGACCGAGCTTCGCCAGCACGGCCGGCAGCACGGTCAGCGAACCGACGACAGCCACCGCGACGACCAGGATCGAGCCGACCGCGAAGGACGAGAACACCGCGTCGCGAGCCAGGAACAGGCCGGCCATCGAGATGATGACCGCCGTACCCGAGACGACGACCGCGTGACCCGAGGTCGCCGCGGCGATCTCGACCGCGTCGACGTGACCGCGGCCCTTGGCGCGTTCCTCACGTTCGCGGCGCAGGTAGAAGAGCGAGTAGTCGACGCCGACCGCCATACCGATCAGCAGGATCACGCTGTTGACCGCGTCCACAGCCGGCACCAGCTGCGACGCTGCGGCTGACAAGCCGATCGCGGCAGCCACCGCGGACAGTGCGAGCACCAGTGGGACACACGCGGCGATCAGCGCGCCGAAAGCGATCAAGAGGATCGCCAGCGTCACGGGCAGGCTGAACATCTCCGCCCTTTTGAAGTCCTCGCCCAGCGTCTCGCTGAGCGCCT
This Kribbella sp. NBC_00482 DNA region includes the following protein-coding sequences:
- a CDS encoding zinc ribbon domain-containing protein; translated protein: MSVYCTICGTRRPEGAKYCSHCEAAFKDEAADSRTAQGPPGYGTGWFVGATVVLAAIVTGVILGGDALIARSVAAPDLTAYNQRLTPDGRVTYGPVEPVETPTEEWTPLPTEDETSDIPPVSTEPAESVAPSVPAVGNELITVTPEAAQDPAAADVVQLLTAYFTAINNHDYDAHQAQLTRAARAAMTRKEFTSGFRSTVDSEITLASLSIARDARLVAEVSFVSRQNAEDGPERQTCTRWTVGKFFEGQGTSLRIGKALSGSSRYEAC
- a CDS encoding MMPL family transporter, translated to MARGQITVRAARWSATHPWRAIAMWVVVVIACFALGQVTGTKESKNEGDIGEVTRADNIVKSGNFDDPDVESVLITAPSGQLDHTAANKAAAVVIQQMRALGGVAEVGQPLPSPKNDAVIVRVTMKDVPEGSDDDARVQPLLDTTAKIQQQYPDLRIEEVGGLSIDKALSETLGEDFKRAEMFSLPVTLAILLIAFGALIAACVPLVLALSAVAAAIGLSAAASQLVPAVDAVNSVILLIGMAVGVDYSLFYLRREREERAKGRGHVDAVEIAAATSGHAVVVSGTAVIISMAGLFLARDAVFSSFAVGSILVVAVAVVGSLTVLPAVLAKLGRWVDKPRIPLVWRLTAGNKEPRFWPMVLKPALKHPVATLLVSVTALLAVASPALGMTLKFPGTEDLPRDTAVMKAYDRLTAAFPSTGTSHEVAVRAPANQQPAVKAALAELMEKTKGDSLFASDGLEEPQFSKDGTVATLEVATPYEGGSDQARDSLTKLRKELMPETVGKVPGVEYAVGGFVAADVDYAAHTRDKLPLVIGFVLLLTMIVMMVTFRSVVVAITAIGLNLLSAGAAYGVVTAVFQNTWAEGLLDFRSNGAVVSWLPLFLFVVLFGLSMDYHVFVVSRIREAVLRGVPTKQAVAEGITGSAGVVTSAAAVMIGVFAVFATLSTLDMKQLGVGLAVAILIDATIIRAVVLPSIMTLLGDANWWAPKWLRSNTAKHATPTPPAPEEERELTPVG